A part of Citrifermentans bremense genomic DNA contains:
- a CDS encoding TIGR04283 family arsenosugar biosynthesis glycosyltransferase, with translation MSFDEVPELSVVVPVYNEEGNLLPFLETMASQRELHFEVIISDGGAGDGGAALARGFAAQAPFALTLIEGGKGRGAQMNRGAAAARGELLLFLHVDSRFDDPLAFRKAVDALKEARRTGPRVAGRFSLFFDFDGPAPLPYRFYGAKAALDRPGCTHGDQGFMLGRDFFEETGPFQSALPLMEDTFLAERIRERGKWILFPSRIATSPRRFLTEGLLPRQSLNAILMNLATLGHLSLIESLKESYRSQDAAKTLKLRPILHPLYRKMAQLPRRQRWRLWYDTGSYVRSNAWQIAFFLDVVTGGAGEGKGGRFLALHDRLLGRLIDNRGGNCAAALLTWFWFQATMRFSR, from the coding sequence TTGTCCTTTGACGAAGTCCCCGAGCTGTCGGTCGTCGTGCCGGTCTACAACGAGGAAGGAAACCTGCTTCCCTTCCTGGAGACGATGGCTAGCCAGCGCGAGCTGCACTTCGAAGTGATCATTTCGGACGGGGGTGCCGGCGACGGCGGAGCGGCGCTCGCCCGCGGCTTCGCGGCGCAGGCCCCGTTTGCGCTGACGCTGATCGAGGGGGGAAAGGGAAGGGGAGCGCAGATGAACCGCGGGGCGGCAGCGGCGCGCGGGGAGTTGCTCCTCTTTCTCCACGTGGATTCCAGGTTCGACGATCCGCTGGCATTCAGAAAAGCTGTGGACGCGCTCAAGGAGGCACGCCGGACCGGGCCCAGGGTCGCCGGCCGCTTCTCCCTTTTTTTCGATTTCGACGGCCCCGCCCCTCTCCCCTACCGCTTCTACGGCGCCAAGGCGGCGCTGGACCGCCCCGGATGCACCCACGGCGACCAGGGTTTCATGCTGGGGCGCGACTTCTTCGAGGAGACAGGCCCCTTCCAGAGCGCGCTTCCGCTCATGGAGGACACCTTCCTCGCCGAGAGGATCAGGGAGCGGGGGAAATGGATCCTCTTCCCCTCCCGCATCGCCACCTCGCCCCGCCGCTTCCTTACCGAGGGGCTCCTCCCCCGCCAGAGCCTGAACGCCATCCTGATGAACCTGGCCACCCTCGGCCACCTCTCTCTGATCGAATCGCTAAAGGAAAGCTACCGCAGCCAGGACGCGGCCAAGACGCTCAAGTTGCGCCCCATCCTGCACCCCCTTTACCGCAAGATGGCGCAACTGCCGCGCCGGCAGCGGTGGCGGCTTTGGTACGACACCGGGAGCTACGTCAGGAGCAACGCCTGGCAGATCGCTTTTTTTCTGGACGTGGTGACGGGTGGTGCGGGGGAAGGTAAAGGGGGAAGGTTTCTCGCGCTGCACGACCGCCTTCTCGGGCGGCTCATCGACAACAGGGGCGGCAACTGCGCCGCGGCCCTTTTAACCTGGTTCTGGTTCCAGGCAACCATGCGTTTTTCCCGCTAG
- a CDS encoding chemotaxis protein, producing the protein MEPSNKILLESGTNELEIVEFRIDELDGKGNVVPCYFGVNVAKVREIIRLPNTRKVVNANPSVSGMIKLRDQVITLIDLSRALNKNCDGILADRVIVLEFNRIIVGIQVHSVSRIYRISWEHVEPPVKAIHDANITGVVKMEDRIILILDFEKIIGELSSTMALSAPGEDLLLAHSAINRHEKTILVADDSSFIRKTMCGTLRDAGYQVVEAENGEEAWEYVCSVRQQCAESGKAVTDCLNLVITDIEMPRMDGLHLTSLIRKEGALEKLPVVIFSSLASEDNKLKWRDLGASGILTKPDLPHLVEKADTLVL; encoded by the coding sequence ATGGAACCGAGCAACAAGATCCTGTTGGAAAGCGGCACCAACGAACTGGAAATAGTTGAATTCAGAATAGACGAGCTTGACGGCAAGGGGAACGTGGTCCCGTGCTACTTCGGCGTCAACGTGGCCAAGGTGCGCGAGATAATCAGGCTCCCCAACACGCGCAAGGTGGTGAACGCTAACCCGTCGGTAAGCGGCATGATCAAGCTCAGGGACCAGGTGATCACGCTGATCGACCTCTCCCGGGCGCTCAACAAGAACTGCGACGGGATCCTGGCGGACCGCGTCATCGTCCTTGAATTCAACAGGATCATCGTCGGGATCCAGGTCCACTCGGTCTCCCGCATCTACCGCATCTCCTGGGAGCACGTGGAGCCGCCGGTGAAGGCGATCCACGATGCGAACATCACCGGCGTGGTCAAGATGGAGGACCGCATCATCCTGATCCTCGACTTCGAAAAGATCATCGGCGAACTCTCGTCCACCATGGCGCTCTCCGCCCCCGGCGAAGACCTCCTGCTCGCCCACTCGGCGATCAACCGGCACGAGAAGACCATCCTGGTCGCCGACGACTCCTCCTTCATCCGCAAGACCATGTGCGGGACCCTGCGCGACGCCGGCTACCAGGTGGTGGAGGCGGAAAACGGCGAGGAGGCTTGGGAGTACGTCTGCAGCGTGCGCCAGCAGTGCGCCGAAAGCGGCAAGGCGGTGACCGATTGCCTGAACCTGGTCATCACCGACATCGAGATGCCCCGGATGGACGGGCTGCACCTCACCTCCCTGATCCGGAAGGAAGGGGCTCTGGAAAAGCTCCCCGTGGTCATCTTCTCCTCCCTCGCCAGCGAGGACAACAAGCTGAAATGGCGCGACCTCGGGGCAAGCGGCATCCTCACCAAGCCCGACCTCCCCCACCTGGTCGAGAAGGCGGACACGCTTGTCCTTTGA
- a CDS encoding molybdopterin oxidoreductase family protein codes for MSVITKRSVCPFDCPDTCGMLVEVEEGKAVGVKGDPLHPFSRGTLCPKMRHYEKSVHSPLRLTTPLKRTGAKGSGEFAPISWEEAITTIAGRWHAIIAEHGAEAILPYSYAGTMGIVQRNAGHPFFHRLGASRLDRTICSPAKGAGWQAVMGQTATPAPESAGKSDLLILWGINAAATSIHFLNQAKEVKAKGGSVWLIDTYETPTAAAADRTFLVRPGSDGALALGIMHVIARDGLTDTAFLDSQVLGYEELRREVLPLYPPEACARITGLSVEEIELMARAYAAARAPFIRLGSALSRYGNGAMTVRTICCLPALVGAYGKEGGGCFPDTATGAAFPMALLLREDLIQGAPRLVNMNQLGQALNELCDPPVMGLYVYHSNPAAVTPDQNAVLKGLSRENLFTVVHERFLTDTARYADIVLPATSSLEHSDIYRSYGTYCIQRAQAAIDPVGESRSNWEVFSLLAAELGFEEELFTLSADQVIDRLLAVPTPLRQGIDEGALAAGLPVELAAREGGYRTPSGKIEILNRKLSHPLPLYLPTHEENGALPFRLMTAPNPYALNATFYEQEELRARQGGMQLRMNPADAAAKGLADGERVVAWNQLGEVTFILKTTDKVPAGLVVAEGVWWLAYAPGSRSVNALTSQRLTDEGGGSTFYDNRVDVRREL; via the coding sequence ATGAGCGTAATCACCAAGAGATCGGTCTGCCCCTTCGACTGCCCGGACACCTGCGGCATGCTGGTGGAGGTGGAGGAAGGGAAGGCTGTCGGCGTCAAGGGAGACCCGCTGCATCCCTTCAGCCGCGGCACCCTCTGCCCGAAGATGCGCCACTACGAGAAAAGCGTGCACTCGCCCTTGAGGCTCACCACGCCGCTCAAGAGAACCGGCGCCAAGGGAAGCGGCGAGTTCGCCCCCATCTCCTGGGAGGAGGCGATCACGACCATCGCCGGACGCTGGCACGCCATCATCGCCGAGCACGGGGCCGAGGCGATCCTCCCCTACTCCTACGCGGGGACCATGGGGATCGTGCAGAGAAACGCGGGGCACCCCTTTTTCCACCGGCTGGGCGCCTCCAGGCTGGACCGCACCATCTGCTCCCCGGCCAAGGGGGCGGGATGGCAGGCGGTGATGGGGCAGACGGCGACACCCGCCCCGGAGAGCGCCGGCAAGAGCGACCTCCTGATCCTCTGGGGGATTAACGCGGCCGCCACCAGCATCCATTTCCTGAACCAGGCGAAGGAGGTCAAGGCGAAAGGCGGCTCGGTGTGGCTCATCGACACCTACGAGACCCCGACCGCCGCGGCGGCGGACCGCACCTTCCTGGTCCGCCCGGGAAGCGACGGGGCCCTGGCGCTGGGGATCATGCACGTCATTGCCCGCGACGGGCTCACCGACACGGCCTTCCTCGACTCGCAGGTGCTGGGGTACGAAGAGCTCCGCCGCGAGGTGCTCCCCCTCTACCCGCCCGAGGCATGCGCCCGCATCACCGGACTTTCGGTTGAGGAGATCGAGCTCATGGCGCGTGCCTATGCGGCCGCCCGCGCCCCGTTCATACGCCTTGGGAGCGCCCTGTCGCGTTACGGCAACGGCGCCATGACCGTGCGGACCATCTGCTGCCTGCCGGCGCTTGTAGGGGCGTACGGCAAGGAAGGAGGGGGGTGCTTCCCCGACACCGCGACCGGCGCCGCCTTCCCGATGGCGCTTTTGCTGCGCGAGGACCTGATTCAGGGGGCGCCGCGCCTGGTCAACATGAACCAGCTGGGGCAGGCGCTGAACGAGCTCTGCGACCCGCCGGTCATGGGGCTCTACGTCTACCACTCGAACCCCGCCGCGGTCACACCGGACCAGAACGCGGTCTTGAAGGGGCTCTCCCGCGAGAACCTCTTCACCGTGGTGCACGAGCGTTTCCTGACCGACACGGCGCGCTACGCCGACATCGTGCTCCCGGCTACCTCTTCCCTTGAGCACAGCGACATCTACCGCTCCTACGGCACCTACTGCATCCAGAGGGCACAGGCGGCGATCGACCCCGTCGGGGAGAGCAGATCGAACTGGGAGGTGTTCTCACTCCTCGCGGCGGAGCTCGGCTTCGAGGAGGAACTCTTCACCCTGTCCGCGGACCAGGTGATCGACCGGCTTTTAGCCGTCCCCACGCCGCTTAGGCAGGGGATCGACGAGGGGGCGCTCGCCGCCGGGCTCCCGGTGGAGCTGGCAGCAAGAGAAGGGGGATACCGGACCCCTTCGGGTAAGATCGAGATCCTGAACCGGAAGCTTTCGCACCCGCTCCCCTTGTATCTACCCACCCACGAGGAGAACGGCGCCCTCCCCTTCCGGCTCATGACCGCCCCGAACCCCTACGCCCTGAACGCCACCTTCTATGAACAGGAGGAACTAAGGGCCCGGCAGGGGGGGATGCAGCTCAGGATGAACCCCGCCGACGCCGCGGCCAAGGGGCTTGCCGACGGCGAGCGGGTGGTGGCCTGGAACCAGTTGGGAGAGGTGACCTTCATCCTGAAGACGACGGACAAGGTCCCCGCGGGGCTCGTGGTCGCGGAGGGGGTCTGGTGGCTCGCCTACGCGCCGGGGAGCCGCTCGGTGAACGCCCTCACCTCGCAGCGCCTGACCGACGAGGGGGGAGGAAGCACCTTCTACGACAACCGCGTCGACGTGCGCCGGGAGCTTTAA
- a CDS encoding chromate transporter, with translation MENKAQRVTLAELAATFFMIGATGFGGGMAVVALVERRCVNEKKWLEHTEFMHGLAFSQILGPFSLNSCTFVGYYLRGTLGGIVAATSFIAPSFLLVCLLSLLYFRYHELPELKSALLGSNPIVIALILVAALGMARKNATRWDSAAVALIAFAASAFFGVSGLTVLVLAGCWGLYQGWRAGRKN, from the coding sequence ATGGAAAACAAGGCGCAAAGAGTGACCCTGGCCGAGCTGGCGGCGACCTTCTTCATGATAGGGGCAACCGGTTTCGGCGGGGGGATGGCGGTGGTGGCGCTGGTCGAGCGGCGCTGCGTGAACGAGAAAAAGTGGCTGGAGCATACGGAGTTCATGCACGGGCTCGCCTTCAGCCAGATCCTCGGCCCTTTTTCGCTCAACAGCTGCACCTTCGTCGGCTATTATCTGCGCGGGACTCTCGGCGGCATCGTCGCCGCCACCTCGTTCATCGCACCGTCCTTCCTGCTGGTCTGCCTTTTGAGCCTGCTTTACTTTCGCTACCACGAGCTCCCGGAGCTGAAGTCGGCGCTGCTCGGTTCCAACCCGATCGTTATCGCGCTGATCCTGGTGGCGGCCCTCGGCATGGCGCGCAAGAACGCCACCCGCTGGGACAGCGCGGCCGTGGCCCTGATCGCCTTTGCCGCCTCCGCGTTCTTCGGGGTGAGCGGCCTCACCGTCCTCGTCCTGGCAGGGTGCTGGGGGCTGTACCAGGGGTGGCGTGCCGGGAGGAAGAACTGA
- a CDS encoding chromate transporter yields the protein MGALLKLCWVFLKIGVVFFGGGYVLIPLLHRVMVDQMHWLSLKEFLDGVALSQLTPGPLAMLATFTGFKAGGFAGALAGTVCIFLPCTALMLLISSRYRQFSQVQAVKHFLNGILPAVVGLVLAAAFTLGRTSLASARDYILLAAGFLLLQFTAIAPMAVILGAAVIGLLLNFS from the coding sequence ATGGGGGCGCTGCTGAAACTCTGCTGGGTCTTTCTCAAGATCGGGGTGGTCTTCTTCGGAGGGGGGTACGTCCTGATCCCGCTTTTGCACCGGGTCATGGTGGACCAGATGCATTGGCTCTCCCTGAAGGAGTTCCTGGACGGCGTGGCGCTCTCCCAGTTGACCCCCGGCCCCTTGGCGATGCTGGCCACCTTCACCGGGTTCAAGGCTGGGGGCTTCGCCGGGGCGCTGGCGGGGACCGTCTGCATCTTCCTTCCCTGCACGGCGCTGATGCTTCTTATCTCCAGCCGCTACAGGCAGTTCAGCCAGGTGCAGGCGGTGAAGCACTTCCTGAACGGGATACTCCCCGCTGTGGTGGGGCTGGTTCTCGCCGCCGCCTTCACGCTGGGCCGGACCTCTCTGGCCTCTGCCCGCGACTATATCCTCCTCGCCGCAGGTTTCCTGCTGCTCCAGTTCACGGCCATAGCGCCTATGGCCGTGATCCTTGGGGCTGCCGTGATCGGTTTGCTGCTGAATTTCAGCTGA
- a CDS encoding cytochrome c3 family protein, whose translation MKKIARSAAALIVLFAASQALAVGNGKSVEWNTSMGKVVFKGDAHAGKGMKCNECHTKIFKMKKGAAQMKMADINAGKYCGECHNGKRAFKPAGNCAKCHKK comes from the coding sequence ATGAAGAAGATCGCCAGATCGGCAGCCGCACTTATCGTGTTATTCGCAGCGTCCCAGGCACTGGCCGTTGGCAACGGCAAGTCGGTGGAATGGAACACCTCCATGGGGAAAGTCGTTTTCAAGGGGGACGCCCACGCGGGCAAAGGGATGAAGTGCAACGAGTGTCACACGAAGATCTTCAAGATGAAGAAGGGTGCGGCCCAGATGAAGATGGCGGACATAAACGCCGGGAAGTACTGCGGCGAGTGCCACAACGGCAAGAGGGCCTTCAAGCCCGCCGGCAACTGTGCCAAGTGCCACAAGAAATAA
- a CDS encoding PilZ-like domain-containing protein, with protein sequence MEDEYSEYREYLGEGMRIEVGIPLSGGGVFRDWGIISEGNRDELVVQISRDVLPSEVRFDVGFILDVSVWVRADVYTCGGIVTEKLGGRVLRIRLFGAFTLRERRQFFRIDLGMRVKYDIIDESLRRDVERDWEVRKEHEHMRFQGYDDIVIASQMARFPPVRVIQWEDILRAQLNLSGGGLCLRIPHKVQPEQILNLELHLPLDPPRVVHTVARVIHIKPPRELRDGSLRYDTGMQFDLLDERDRDLIFKQISVAQIEHLRKIADKREPLYADRAPRAPLTRRQILARVAWGALLLLLAWALTRYCSNYSPSNEIQKTYEQSIRKYRHQDQ encoded by the coding sequence ATGGAAGACGAATACAGCGAGTACAGGGAATACCTTGGCGAAGGGATGCGCATCGAGGTCGGGATCCCGCTTTCGGGAGGGGGCGTGTTCCGGGACTGGGGCATCATCAGCGAGGGGAACCGGGACGAACTGGTGGTGCAGATCTCGCGCGACGTCCTCCCCTCCGAGGTCCGCTTCGACGTCGGCTTCATCCTCGACGTCAGCGTCTGGGTCAGGGCCGACGTCTACACCTGCGGCGGCATTGTGACCGAGAAGCTGGGGGGGCGGGTCTTGCGCATCCGTCTCTTCGGCGCCTTCACGCTGCGCGAGCGCCGCCAGTTCTTCAGGATCGACCTCGGGATGAGGGTCAAGTACGACATCATCGACGAATCGCTGCGCAGGGACGTGGAAAGGGACTGGGAGGTGCGCAAAGAGCACGAGCACATGAGGTTCCAGGGGTACGACGACATCGTCATCGCCTCGCAGATGGCGCGCTTTCCCCCGGTGAGGGTGATCCAGTGGGAGGACATCCTCAGGGCGCAGCTGAACCTAAGCGGCGGGGGGCTTTGCCTTAGAATCCCGCATAAGGTCCAGCCAGAGCAGATCTTGAACCTCGAGCTCCATCTTCCCCTGGATCCTCCGCGGGTGGTGCACACCGTGGCCCGGGTGATCCACATCAAGCCTCCCCGCGAACTCAGGGACGGCTCCTTGCGTTACGACACCGGGATGCAGTTCGACCTTTTGGACGAACGGGACCGCGACCTGATCTTCAAGCAGATCTCGGTGGCTCAGATAGAGCACCTGCGCAAGATAGCGGACAAGCGCGAGCCCTTGTACGCCGACCGGGCGCCTCGGGCGCCGTTGACCCGGCGGCAGATCCTGGCGCGGGTCGCCTGGGGCGCGCTCTTGCTGCTGCTGGCCTGGGCCCTGACCAGGTATTGCAGCAACTACTCCCCCTCCAACGAGATCCAGAAGACCTACGAGCAATCCATCAGGAAATACCGGCACCAGGATCAGTAA
- a CDS encoding GreA/GreB family elongation factor: protein MASNMISAEGRKKLQERYDFLWETERPRMVKNMADAAAEGDRSENAEYIYSKKRLREIDRELKHLGDRLKVVKVVYPPLNPAAVSFGCWVTYQDEEGEERCYQLVGPDEFDVAAGKISVDSPVGKALLGRRVDDEITIRRPAGDLTVTIVAITSTRPA, encoded by the coding sequence ATGGCGAGCAACATGATCAGCGCGGAAGGGCGCAAGAAGCTGCAGGAGCGCTACGACTTCCTCTGGGAGACGGAGCGGCCGCGCATGGTGAAGAACATGGCGGACGCGGCCGCCGAGGGGGACCGCTCGGAGAACGCGGAGTACATCTATTCGAAGAAGAGGCTGCGCGAGATAGACCGCGAACTGAAGCACCTGGGGGACAGGCTCAAGGTGGTGAAGGTGGTTTACCCGCCGCTTAACCCCGCCGCCGTGAGCTTCGGTTGCTGGGTCACCTATCAGGACGAGGAAGGGGAGGAGCGCTGCTACCAGCTGGTGGGGCCGGACGAGTTCGACGTCGCAGCCGGAAAGATCAGCGTCGACTCTCCGGTAGGCAAGGCGCTTTTGGGGCGCAGGGTCGATGACGAGATCACCATCAGGCGCCCTGCAGGCGACCTTACCGTGACCATAGTCGCCATCACGTCCACGAGGCCTGCGTGA
- a CDS encoding acyl carrier protein: MHIDHGLVTLIDFIKTKLGKGKHVHHLSEGDDLIEAEVMDSLAVMKLILFLEDQFDIKINDEDIALDNFRSVETIYALVDKKRKKRNRG; the protein is encoded by the coding sequence ATGCACATAGATCATGGACTGGTAACGCTAATCGACTTCATCAAGACCAAGCTGGGAAAGGGAAAGCACGTCCATCATCTGAGTGAAGGCGACGACCTGATAGAGGCGGAGGTGATGGACTCGCTGGCGGTGATGAAACTGATACTGTTTCTTGAGGATCAGTTCGACATCAAGATCAACGACGAGGACATAGCGCTCGACAACTTCAGGTCGGTGGAAACCATCTACGCGCTGGTAGATAAAAAGCGGAAGAAAAGGAACAGGGGGTAG
- a CDS encoding PilZ domain-containing protein: MSEIRILIVVKDAETASAYVDAVTGSGAACDVAHSFQDMSELATERLYNGIVVDVLTLVRCSKEEKAIAYEIINLFPVLRVKWEPRQKKIKLTPLEQSFSPDTDSALRFFIQTRCKAFPARSLRKDKRKLVNLNLLYCRDDRFLDGEAHKSFTINLSSSGAFLHTMEDFRLGEKIWLRFLEFADQAPIEATVCWSLSWGVSRCIPGAGVKFEALSESQKQDLERIVNL; this comes from the coding sequence ATGTCAGAAATAAGGATACTCATAGTCGTAAAGGATGCTGAGACAGCGAGTGCTTACGTTGATGCTGTGACCGGGAGTGGGGCCGCCTGTGACGTCGCACACTCTTTCCAGGACATGTCCGAACTGGCCACGGAGAGGCTTTACAACGGGATCGTAGTCGACGTATTGACCCTGGTGCGCTGCAGCAAGGAAGAGAAAGCCATAGCCTACGAGATCATCAACCTCTTCCCGGTATTGCGGGTCAAGTGGGAGCCGCGGCAAAAGAAGATCAAGCTCACCCCGCTGGAGCAGAGCTTCTCGCCCGACACCGATTCGGCGCTCAGGTTTTTCATCCAGACTCGCTGCAAGGCCTTTCCCGCCAGGAGCCTGCGCAAGGACAAGCGCAAGCTGGTCAACCTGAACCTGCTCTACTGCCGCGACGACCGGTTCCTGGACGGGGAGGCCCACAAGTCTTTCACCATCAACCTCAGCTCGAGCGGGGCCTTCCTGCACACCATGGAGGATTTCCGGCTCGGCGAAAAGATCTGGCTGCGGTTTCTGGAGTTCGCCGATCAGGCCCCCATCGAGGCCACCGTCTGCTGGTCCTTGAGCTGGGGAGTCTCCCGCTGCATTCCGGGAGCCGGGGTCAAGTTCGAGGCGCTCTCGGAGAGCCAGAAACAGGACCTTGAGCGCATCGTCAACCTCTGA
- a CDS encoding NRDE family protein: MCTLLLAYRAHPRYPLVLLANRDEYYQRPTARASFWEDAPQLFGGRDLLHGGTWLGITTTGRIAALTNYRDPADLVRQGLSRGRLVSGFLKGVEDAEGYLECLRAAAGPFGGYNLVVGTPMRLHCYSSKTDEAVQLEPGIHGLSNRLLNTPWPKVVRGTQALKRALGAGEPDLEELFAILADRTHPPDDQLPDTGVGLELERLLSPIFIESERYGTCSSSVLLVGRDGEARFVERSLEQGRWSEAAVTMDWSAVLNGE; the protein is encoded by the coding sequence ATGTGCACTCTGCTTCTGGCCTACCGGGCCCATCCACGTTACCCCCTTGTCCTTCTCGCCAACCGGGACGAATACTACCAGCGCCCCACGGCACGGGCCTCCTTCTGGGAGGACGCGCCGCAACTCTTCGGAGGGCGGGACCTCCTGCATGGCGGCACCTGGCTCGGCATCACCACGACCGGGAGGATTGCCGCCTTGACCAACTACCGCGACCCCGCCGACCTGGTTCGGCAGGGGCTTTCGCGCGGCCGGCTGGTGAGCGGCTTCTTGAAGGGTGTGGAGGATGCCGAAGGGTACCTTGAATGCCTGAGGGCGGCGGCGGGCCCCTTCGGAGGCTACAACCTGGTCGTCGGGACGCCTATGCGCCTTCACTGCTATTCCAGCAAGACCGATGAGGCCGTGCAGCTGGAGCCGGGGATCCACGGGCTCAGCAACCGGCTTTTGAACACCCCCTGGCCCAAGGTGGTGCGGGGGACGCAGGCGCTTAAGCGGGCGCTTGGCGCAGGCGAACCTGACCTGGAAGAACTCTTCGCCATCCTCGCGGACCGCACCCACCCTCCCGACGACCAGCTTCCGGACACCGGGGTCGGGCTGGAGCTGGAGCGGCTTTTATCCCCCATCTTCATCGAGAGTGAGCGCTACGGGACGTGCTCTTCCAGCGTGCTTTTGGTGGGGCGCGACGGGGAGGCGAGGTTCGTGGAGAGGAGCTTGGAGCAGGGGCGGTGGAGCGAGGCCGCGGTGACCATGGATTGGTCCGCGGTGCTGAACGGGGAGTGA
- a CDS encoding ABC transporter substrate-binding protein, protein MNKNFRSVMLCFALSLVCAAAAFAAAPSKPVLIGISKIVSHPALDSVVKGVQDELKSARINATFDVQNANGDINTAASIANKFQSEKVNLAVGVATPTSQALKNTLKGIPIVYSAVTDPVKAGLVPSLTKGGKNITGVSDMTPVRQQIEMLLRIKPKTKRIGHIYTSSEENAVVLAGMVKQVCKEKRLEFVETTVTKSAEVKQAAQAIAHRVDAFYISTDNTVVSAMSAVADVASKAKIPIMSADPSSSETYDVLAAWGFDYYKMGRATGKVVIDILKGKKPEQIPTRFMTKASDVDLLINLDVAKKLGLTVPADIVKSAKTIRQNGKLTKK, encoded by the coding sequence GTGAACAAGAATTTTCGTAGCGTGATGCTCTGTTTCGCTCTGTCCCTGGTCTGCGCGGCGGCTGCTTTCGCGGCGGCCCCGTCCAAGCCGGTGCTGATCGGCATCTCTAAGATCGTTTCCCACCCGGCGCTCGACTCGGTGGTGAAGGGAGTCCAGGACGAGCTGAAGAGCGCCCGGATCAACGCGACCTTCGACGTCCAGAACGCCAACGGCGACATCAACACTGCCGCCTCCATCGCCAACAAGTTCCAGTCCGAGAAGGTGAACCTCGCCGTAGGCGTCGCCACTCCGACCTCCCAGGCCCTCAAGAACACCCTCAAGGGGATCCCCATCGTCTACTCAGCGGTCACCGACCCGGTCAAGGCGGGGCTCGTCCCCTCCCTCACCAAGGGGGGCAAGAACATCACCGGCGTGTCCGACATGACCCCGGTCAGGCAGCAGATCGAGATGCTGCTCAGGATCAAGCCCAAGACCAAGCGCATCGGCCACATCTACACCAGCTCCGAGGAGAACGCCGTGGTTCTCGCCGGGATGGTGAAGCAGGTATGCAAGGAGAAGAGGCTCGAGTTCGTGGAGACCACCGTCACCAAGTCGGCTGAGGTGAAGCAGGCTGCCCAGGCCATCGCGCACCGCGTCGACGCCTTCTACATCAGCACCGACAACACCGTGGTCTCCGCGATGAGTGCCGTGGCGGACGTCGCCAGCAAGGCGAAGATCCCCATCATGTCGGCCGATCCCAGCTCCTCCGAGACCTACGACGTCCTCGCCGCCTGGGGCTTTGACTACTACAAGATGGGGCGCGCCACCGGCAAGGTGGTGATCGATATCCTCAAGGGCAAAAAGCCCGAGCAGATCCCGACCCGCTTCATGACCAAGGCGTCCGACGTCGACCTTTTGATCAACCTCGACGTCGCCAAGAAGCTCGGCCTCACCGTCCCGGCGGACATCGTGAAGAGCGCCAAGACCATACGCCAGAACGGCAAGCTGACCAAGAAATAA
- a CDS encoding ABC transporter permease, whose product MIEGIFVEGLIYGIMVLGVFISFRVLDFPDLTVDGSFPLGAALMVQCLVMGMNGWLALLVAFAGGVLAGVVTALIHNHLRVPNLLAGILTMTMLYSVNIRILGNRANVPILDQPTILKQVTEKFTGIIPDDYILLVFFLVVALVVKVLLDLFFRTDLGMTLGAMGNNEQMVISQGVNPKTLKTIGVGLSNGLVAVSGAFAAQYLGFADVGLGQGIIVSGLASVMIGEFLVLKSNRIGVLTFCALAGSICFYAVMYVGRFYGYVIHMTPSDLNLIKGVLIIVLLVLTQAKKLKVPFKVAK is encoded by the coding sequence ATGATCGAAGGCATTTTTGTTGAAGGGCTGATTTACGGCATCATGGTCCTCGGGGTGTTCATCTCCTTTAGGGTCCTCGACTTTCCCGACCTCACGGTCGACGGCTCCTTTCCCCTGGGGGCCGCCCTCATGGTGCAGTGCCTCGTCATGGGGATGAACGGCTGGCTCGCGCTCCTCGTCGCCTTTGCCGGGGGGGTGCTGGCAGGCGTGGTGACGGCTCTTATCCACAACCACTTGAGGGTGCCGAACCTCCTGGCGGGGATCCTCACCATGACCATGCTCTACTCGGTCAACATCCGCATCCTCGGCAACCGGGCCAACGTTCCGATCCTGGATCAGCCGACCATCCTGAAGCAGGTCACCGAGAAGTTCACCGGTATCATCCCCGACGACTACATACTCCTGGTCTTCTTCCTGGTAGTAGCCCTGGTGGTGAAGGTGCTGCTTGACCTCTTTTTCCGCACCGACCTCGGCATGACGCTTGGCGCAATGGGGAACAACGAGCAGATGGTCATCTCCCAGGGGGTGAACCCCAAGACGCTGAAGACCATCGGCGTCGGCCTCTCCAACGGCCTGGTCGCCGTCTCCGGCGCTTTCGCCGCGCAGTACCTGGGCTTTGCCGACGTGGGGCTGGGTCAGGGGATCATCGTTTCCGGCCTCGCCTCCGTCATGATCGGGGAGTTCCTGGTGCTGAAGAGTAACCGCATCGGCGTGCTCACCTTCTGCGCGCTTGCCGGCTCCATCTGCTTTTACGCCGTCATGTACGTCGGGCGTTTCTACGGTTACGTGATCCACATGACCCCGAGCGACCTGAACCTCATCAAGGGCGTGCTGATCATCGTCCTGCTCGTCTTGACCCAGGCCAAGAAACTGAAGGTTCCCTTTAAGGTGGCAAAATGA